ATCTTATGCACCTCCTTTGACATGTTGTGCCGGATGGCGGACTTTGCCAATGAGAGTATGCGAACCAGTTTGCCACGGTCGTTTACGATGGAAAAACACTCGTCAACCAGTTCTTTGGTTGCATGCTTCGGATCGTAAAACGTGACGGCTACCTTTTCCTTGATGTACTCATAGTCCTCACGCCTTGGAAATGTGTCGCCCATGGCCTTCTCATACAAACCGCTGCTACCCGTAAGCACCATCGAATGCAGGCGATCACCGAAGGTTACCGCATAAATGAGTGCCACGTGACCTCCCAGCGAATTACCCAGCAAGGTCACCTGGTCGTAATTGCGAAACTTGATGAACCGGTGAATGTATTTCGCCAGGTTCTTGACATTGGTTTCCAGAACAGGTAAAGTATAGATCGGCATCAGCGGGATCACAACCCGGTATCGGTCCGCAAAATGGCCGATCACATCCTGAAAGTTACTGAGCGCACCGAACAATCCGTGCAAAAGCATGATCGTGTGCCCCTGGCCCACTTCCACGTATTTGAATTCGCCTTCTTCTTGAATTTTGTATTCCATAGGTTGCAAATGAATGCGCTAAAAATAAGACAAACAAATTTACCAGACAGCTAAAGCGCAATTTTCAACCACACCCCTGGAAACATCAGCCCTTCTCACCAATTCTCCCACTTACTACCACCATTCCCTCAAAAACCGTTTTCCACTTCCAATCATAACCAACCGCAACAATTTGAAATCCCACCCGTTAAAAGTTTTCAACAAAGTGGTAAATTGTGGTAAATTGTGGTAACTGATTGTCTATATTTACACTCAAAAAACTAT
The DNA window shown above is from Flavobacteriales bacterium and carries:
- a CDS encoding alpha/beta hydrolase; translated protein: MEYKIQEEGEFKYVEVGQGHTIMLLHGLFGALSNFQDVIGHFADRYRVVIPLMPIYTLPVLETNVKNLAKYIHRFIKFRNYDQVTLLGNSLGGHVALIYAVTFGDRLHSMVLTGSSGLYEKAMGDTFPRREDYEYIKEKVAVTFYDPKHATKELVDECFSIVNDRGKLVRILSLAKSAIRHNMSKEVHKIEVPVCLIWGKNDHITPPEVAEDFHRLLPHSELHWIDQCCHAPMMEQPEQFNAILDDWLTRLFGGKIGG